Proteins encoded by one window of Juglans regia cultivar Chandler chromosome 15, Walnut 2.0, whole genome shotgun sequence:
- the LOC109020071 gene encoding ubiquitin carboxyl-terminal hydrolase 8-like, whose protein sequence is MDGKKVEGEIALAFGDLLRKLWAPGAAPVAPRLFKSKLARFAPQFSGYNQHDSQELLAFLLDGLHEDLNRVKCKPYIEAKDEDGTNARESFGS, encoded by the exons ATGGATGGAAAAAAAGTCGAG GGTGAGATTGCTTTAGCATTTGGAGATCTGTTAAGGAAGTTATGGGCTCCTGGCGCAGCTCCAGTGGCTCCAAGATTGTTTAAGTCAAAGCTAGCTCGATTTGCTCCTCAATTCAGTGGCTATAATCAACATGATTCCCAA GAGCTTCTTGCTTTTTTGTTGGATGGGCTCCATGAAGATCTCAATCGTGTAAAATGCAAGCCTTATATTGAAGCCAAAGATGAAGATGGGACTAATGCCAGAGAATCATTTGGATCGTAA
- the LOC109020068 gene encoding receptor-like protein kinase 5, translated as MKETTLTFIHFSFYISTFFHLLSHANSQLSAQEQGILLNLKNLWGNPESLRHWIPTNSSSHCSWPEITCSNGSIIGLSFRDYNINGTVSPFICNLKNLTTFDVYNNSFHSTEFPKALYNCSKLEILDLSQNYFYGAIPDDIHCMSRLRELSLEGNNFDGNISASIGRLTELRKLMLISCPFTGSFPPEIGNLSNLEELGLAYNYKIVPTLPLEFGKLKKLKFLWMAKTNLIGEIPNSIGEMAALEHLDLSQNNLTGKIPDSLFMPKNLTVVLLHKNKLSGEIPQVVEALNLDVIDLSENNLTGTIPDNFGKLKTLTGLALFFNQLSGKIPDSIGRLPKLINLKLFNNNFSGTLPPEFGRYSMLEEFQVSTNKLTGQLPEHLCDNGKLVGVVAFENQLAGELPKSLGNCNSLELVKIYKNGFSGNIPIGLWTSSNLKMLMLSDNSFIGELPERLACNLSRLEMNNNMFSGKIPQGVSYWRNLLVLMASNNHFNGTIPQDLSHLTTLLLDRNQLSGSLPSDINSWKSLNTLNLSRNSISGQIPEELGSLPGLTELDLSENQLSGLIPSKLGLLKLTSLNLSSNHLTGSIPSEFENDAYAYSFLNNPDLCASRPSQSLNLKNCSLRRQKSSKNSYKLIAWIIGLVVAVLLGLFISFFVIRNYKKRKPGLHLTWKLVSFQKLNFIESDILSGLTENNLIGSGGSGQVYRVVVHHSGDIVAVKKIWNNKKLEEKLEKEFLAEVKILSSIRHANIVKLLCCISNDNSKFLVYKYLDNRSLDRWLHRKSRATTFSSSVSHVVLDWPKRLHIAIGAAQGLSYMHHDCSLPIVHRDVKSSNILLDLNFNAQIADFGLAKMLVKEGEPTTMSVVAGSFGYIAPEYARTTRINEKIDVYSFGVILLELTTGRKANDGDEHTSLAEWALRHIQDGKPIGDALDEEITEPCHLNEMCHVFRLGLYCTSTQPSTRPSMKEVLKVLLQCSQLVINCEKNAATEMFFPS; from the exons ATGAAGGAAACAACTCTAACATTTATCCATTTCTCTTTCTACATCAGTACCTTTTTCCACCTTCTCAGCCATGCAAACTCCCAGCTCAGTGCTCAAGAACAAGGAATCCTACTAAACCTAAAAAATCTCTGGGGAAACCCGGAATCTCTCAGACATTGGATTCCAACAAACTCCTCCTCCCATTGTTCCTGGCCTGAGATCACTTGTTCCAACGGCTCTATCATCGGATTATCCTTCCGAGATTATAACATCAACGGAACAGTCTCACCCTTCATTTGCAATCTCAAGAACCTCACAACATTTGATGTttataataacagtttccaCTCAACGGAGTTCCCGAAAGCTCTCTACAACTGTTCCAAGCTGGAAATTCTTGACCTCTCACAGAACTACTTTTATGGTGCAATCCCCGATGACATTCACTGCATGTCTCGGCTTCGAGAGCTCAGCCTCGAAGGCAACAACTTTGACGGTAACATCTCAGCATCTATTGGGCGGTTGACAGAACTGAGAAAACTCATGCTTATCTCTTGTCCGTTTACTGGTTCTTTCCCGCCAGAAATTGGAAACCTGTCCAATCTCGAGGAACTAGGATTGGCCTATAATTATAAGATAGTGCCAACATTGCCTTTAGAGTTCGGAaagttgaagaagctgaagTTTTTATGGATGGCCAAGACGAATTTGATTGGGGAAATCCCAAACTCGATTGGAGAAATGGCAGCTCTGGAGCATTTGGATTTGTCACAAAATAACTTGACCGGGAAGATCCCTGATAGTTTGTTTATGCCAAAGAATCTAACGGTTGTTCTCcttcacaaaaacaaattgtcCGGGGAGATTCCTCAAGTGGTCGAGGCTTTAAACCTCGATGTCATCGATCTCTCAGAAAATAATTTGACAGGAACAATTCCCGATAACTTTGGAAAGCTAAAAACTTTGACTGGTCTGGCTTTGTTTTTCAATCAACTATCTGGAAAAATCCCAGATAGCATTGGTCGTCTTCCAAAGCTGataaatctcaaattatttaacaataatttttcaGGTACTTTGCCTCCCGAATTTGGGAGGTATTCTATGCTAGAAGAGTTTCAGGTTTCAACCAACAAGCTTACAGGCCAGTTGCCAGAACACTTGTGTGACAATGGGAAGTTGGTGGGAGTGGTAGCTTTTGAAAACCAGCTCGCTGGAGAGTTGCCCAAGTCGCTTGGAAATTGCAACAGTTTGGAACTAGTTAAGATATACAAAAATGGGTTTTCTGGGAATATTCCAATTGGCCTTTGGACATCATCGAATCTGAAAATGTTGATGCTAAGTGATAATTCTTTTATAGGCGAGCTTCCTGAGAGATTGGCATGTAATCTTTCACGATTGGAGATGAATAACAACATGTTTTCGGGCAAAATTCCACAGGGAGTGTCTTACTGGAGGAATTTGTTGGTTCTTATGGCTAGTAATAACCACTTCAACGGCACGATTCCTCAAGATCTTTCTCATTTGACAACTCTTTTGCTTGATCGAAACCAACTTTCGGGCTCCCTTCCATCAGATATTAATTCATGGAAATCGTTGAATACTCTAAACCTCAGCCGAAATTCAATCTCTGGACAAATTCCAGAGGAACTTGGTTCCTTACCAGGCCTTACTGAATTGGACTTGTCAGAAAACCAGTTGTCTGGCCTAATTCCTTCAAAACTTGGCCTCTTGAAGCTCACTTCACTCAATCTATCTTCAAATCATCTGACTGGAAGCATCCCAAGTGAATTTGAGAATGATGCATATGCCTACAGCTTCTTGAACAATCCTGATCTTTGTGCTAGTAGACCATCTCAATCCCTTAACCTCAAGAACTGCAGTTTGCGCCGCCAAAAGTCAAGCAAAAATTCTTACAAATTAATTGCTTGGATCATAGGTTTGGTGGTAGCAGTTCTTCTAGGTTTATTCATTTCATTCTTTGTGataagaaattacaaaaaaagaaagcctGGATTGCATTTGACATGGAAGCTTGTTTCGTTCCAGAAGCTGAATTTCATAGAATCAGACATTTTGTCAGGATTGACAGAAAATAACTTGATTGGTTCTGGTGGATCAGGTCAAGTATATCGTGTTGTTGTTCATCATTCAGGTGATATTGTTGCTGTGAAGAAGATTTGGAATAACAAAAAGCTAGAAGAAAAGCTTGAAAAAGAATTTCTGGCAGAAGTCAAAATACTTAGTTCAATTCGACATGCCAACATAGTGAAGTTGCTCTGCTGTATCTCCAAtgataattcaaaatttcttgtCTACAAGTATCTCGATAACCGTAGCCTGGATCGCTGGCTGCATAGGAAAAGTAGAGCAACAACATTTTCAAGTTCAGTCAGTCATGTTGTCTTGGATTGGCCTAAGAGGTTGCATATAGCAATTGGAGCTGCCCAGGGGCTCTCCTATATGCACCATGACTGCTCACTACCCATTGTTCATCGAGATGTGAAGTCAAGCAACATCCTTTTAGATCTCAATTTCAATGCACAAATAGCTGATTTTGGTCTAGCAAAGATGTTGGTCAAAGAGGGAGAACCGACTACAATGTCAGTCGTGGCTGGCTCTTTTGGCTACATAGCTCCAG AGTATGCTCGCACGACAAGAATTAATGAGAAGATCGATGTTTACAGCTTCGGAGTTATCCTTCTGGAACTGACAACTGGAAGGAAAGCCAATGATGGTGATGAACACACATCCCTAGCCGAATGGGCATTACGACACATTCAAGATGGAAAACCGATAGGTGATGCCTTGGATGAGGAGATCACGGAACCCTGTCACTTGAATGAAATGTGTCATGTTTTCAGACTTGGACTCTATTGTACTAGCACACAGCCTTCAACCAGGCCATCCATGAAAGAGGTTCTTAAGGTTTTGCTCCAATGCAGCCAACTAGTCATAAATTGTGAGAAGAATGCGGCAACTGAGATGTTTTTCCCTTCCTAA